Part of the candidate division WOR-3 bacterium genome is shown below.
AATTACTGCCACTTTCTTCATATTCGTTCTTTGGAAGTGTTTTTTCTCTTTCTAAATATTTAATATAGTTTTCTGCCTCGTTCAAGATATAGGTGAATTCAGCATAATTCCAATCGGTTGGTTGCGATTGTAGTTTTTGCCACAGTTTTTGGAGCCTAATTCTGTATCCAACATATTCATTTTCTTCAGCAGAATAAACATCTTCGGGTAATCTGGGTAACAGGTTATTAAACCTCCGCTGAAGATCCGTGAGTGTAGACTGTTTTTCATTTATTGACATACCTTGCCATTCTTTTGCAAGGGCATTCTTTTCGCTTGTCCAGCCGGTAGGCACTATGATAACATTATCATCTTTTTCTACCGCAAAAAGCGGCGCCAACAATATTACAAATAACACTAATGCCTTAATTGTTCTTTTCATTTTTTTCTCCTTTCTTTATTTCTACTTATTCACTTTTCAGCCTTTGGCTGAAAGACAACCTAAACAAATGGAGATATATTATTTTATTTCTCCTTGTAATCACACCTCCTTTCTTAAAAAACTTGTTCATTTTTTCTTTGCAATATACTTTTTTCCACATACCGGACAGAACTGCGCCATCGGATGTCGGATAGAAGAACCACAATGGGGGCAGGAATCTATCAACCTGGTTTTGCAACTCGGACAGAACCGTTCATGCTTATCAACCGTTGAAAACCCACACCTTGGACAGATATAAATTCCATTTTTCTTCACTTAATATTATATTTATAACCTATTAGGAAGTCTATTAGTCATTTTCCTTTAATCTCTTCATATAGTTTTATTGTTTCTTCTGAAGGTTGACAGTTATACTCTCTTTTAAAAAGATCCGCGCATTTCTTATATTGCTCTATTGCCTTCGATTTTTCATTGTTGAGAAGATATGTCTTCATTAAAAACCTATGTGCCTCCTCATCAAGCGGGTCTAAAATTAAAACTTTTTGTAGATTTTCAATTACCTCTTCAAATTTCAGCTTTTTTAGATAGATTTCGGATAATAAAAAGAGCGCCTGGCGATATTGGCGATTTATCTTTTCGCGTAGTTCTTCAACCCATCGTCCATAACAATCCTCAAGAAAGGTGCCTTTATAAAGTTTTAATGCATCCTTTAATTTCTCTTCGGCAATGTGAATCTTACCCTGCGAATATAAAATTTTAGCATCATTTAACAAGCCAGAAAACTCAATTGCATCAATCCATACATTATCAAGGAAATAAACACCATCTTCATAACAAAAGTAATCCTTTCCTATTATTTTCTTTAACTCAGAAAGATATACATGAAAGTTGTTTGTAACCTGCTTTTTAGAAAATTCAGGCCACAAGAATATTCCGATTTCGTCCCGGGTTAATCTTTTTCCTTCAATTTTTGATATTAATAAAATAGAAAAGAAATCTCTCAATTTCTGCCAGTTTAGAAGTTTTATAGAGAGATCCTCCGAATTTAATTTTTGAATATCCATCCGGCCGAATGTAAATATTCTCAAAATCGGTGGGTTTATCTTTTTAGTATCAGGTTCTAATTTTCCCACCCAGCCCAACATTTTAAATTTTTGGACAATAAATTTCAATTTTCTCAAGTGCTCCCTTCTATAAGGATTATTTTTTAACAATTTAGAGCAGAAATATAACATAAAGACTAATTCCGAATAATCTTTTTGCTCTTCGGCAAGGATTAATGATTTTTTTATTAATGCATTTCTGGTTTCTTTTTTGTTATTTAAGCAAGCAATACCCGCGATTAAATAATAGAGTGGATGTTCATTATATTTTTTACCGAATACCTTTTTAATATCTTCAAATAATGTTTTTATTTCATCTACCTTGTTAAGAACTGACAGAATTAAACCTTCGTATACCATCAGGGTAAATTGGAGGTTCTGATTATGCATTCCTTTAGCAAGTTCAATGCCTTCCTTAAATAGCTTTAATGCCCGTTCGTATTCGCCTATAAAAAACAAAGCAATACTGTAATATTTTAATAACCAGATTAGGTCTGATTGGTTATTTGTCTCCTGGCATAATTTAATACCTTTTTGGAATTCTTCAACCGCTTGATTAAAATACCCCTGGAATAGATAGCAGGCACCAAGATTAAGACAAGCCATTATCTGTTCCCTAATCATTCCACTCTTAATACTATAGTTCCGATGTTGCAGCAGATATTTTACACCTTCTTCAAAATCACAATTATTGATATAAGAAATTCCAAGATTTCCTTGGGCTGATGCGACGAGAGAAGGACTACCTATCTTTTCTGCAATCTGTAAGGCCAGCATCCGGTATTCAATCGCCTTATTATATTCACTACGAGTGTTAAAGATTGAGCCTAAAAGATTGTAGATATAGTATTGCGAAATAAGAGGAGTTTTTTTCTCTATTTTGTTTTTCAATGTAAGTCCTATGTCAAGTGCACTATCTAACTCACCAAGATACTTTAACGCAAACGCCTTATTGGTCATAATATCAAAAACTAAATCACTATAGGCATCCAATTTTAATTTCTTTATTTGGGCTAATATTTCATCGGATCTCCTTATTGCTTCATTATATTTTCCTGCTCGGACCAATCCATTGATAAGAATTGAATATACTTCTAAGAACCGTCTTTTTACTGGTATTTTTGCATCCTTGTAGAGTTTTAAATATTTTTCTGCCAATTCTATGGCATCATTGTATATACCGATTTTTAGTTTAATATGAGAGTAATGTGCGATAATATCCAATAATTTTTTGATTGAAAATTTTTTTATCTTTTCTGCAATATTTAAGCCCTGCCCTAAAAATTTTCCCGCGCGTGTGAAATCTCTTAAGTTTTCAGAAATTTTAGCATTGTGCAACAGATAATCTACCATCCAAACTTTGTAAATTCCTGCTTTATCAAAATGTAACAGCGCATTATATTTGTCATTTTTCTTCGCAAAAAATTCGCCCATTTTTTTATGTAAAGTGAGTTTTCTATTTTCAGGAATATTGTCATAAATTACCTCTCTGATAATAGGATGACTGAAAACATAATTTTCTTGCTCTTTTCTTATGAGACCCCTGCGTGTTAGGTCATTTAAAAGATTAATCTTCAATTTTAAAATGGACGAATTAAATCGTTCGCCAACAACAGAAGCAGTCTCAAGAAATTCAATCTGTTTTTTACTCAATCCTGCAAATCTTATTTTCAAAATATCGGGTATACCTTTAAAAACTGGTATTTTTTCGTAATTTGGTATGGTGCACCATCTTTCTTCTAACTCATTATAATAAATAACACCCTTTTCTAAGAGGGTCAACAAATATTCTTTAAGAAAGAGGGGATTACCGTCTGTTCGAGTAAACAGCCAATCAAAAAATTTCCCTTCTAAATTGTTGGCAAAAATGATTTCATTTAAATGTAATATCTCATCTTTACCAATATTTCCGAGCGTAATTTTTATTAGATTTTTTGATTGTAATTTATATATAATTTTAGCATTGTCTGAAGTCAAGATCATTAAAATTGGCAACCCATCCAAACGATTTATGAGTTGATTCAATAAAATAAAGACATCTTCTTCAGCATTTTGAATTTCTTCTAAAATAAAAATAATGAAAGAGAATCGGGAAAGTTTTTCTATGAATTCGATGAAATGGTGAGACATTTCTGAGAAATCAGTTTTTTTAGACACAGGTTCATACGGAAAATAAACTTTTAATGAAGGTATCACCTCCGAATAATTATTATAAATTTCCCGACCAATAACCTGGACGATTTCCCTTATTTGACGTCCTGCTCTATTTAGGTAATTATTTATAATTTCCGTGAATAATAAATTTGCCGAAGTTCGGGGTTGTAATACGATATTAAAAGTAATCGGGGCATACTGAATGTTTTTTAAAAATTCCACCACCAATCTGGTTTTGCCAATACCGGGCTCACCACTAATAACAACACATTTTCCCTGGTAATTAAAAGCCGATTGCAGATTTTCCTGCAAAATTTTTAACTCGTTGTTTCTGCCAATAAAAGGAAGTTCTGAAAAATTTTTACTTTTATTGGAGAACATCATTTTTGCCTGTATTATTATACAAATTTATATTAATTTGTCAAGAAAAATAAAAACTATGCCTTCTCCATTTTTATTGGGTGCTTTCTTTAGGGTAAATAGATTCGTAATGACATTACTTGATCTGCATCGGATTCTGTAGGGGCAGAGTTTACTCTGCAAGAATCAAGGTTGAGCGAGCTCAACCACTACAGGAAAAATGATTGATTGTAGTGGCAGACCTCGGTCTGCAGATATCTAAAAAACCGAGTAAACTCGGCCACTACACGCTTTGCGAATTTACTACCTGATAATCGTCATTATTTTGCTAATGGTCGTTTCCGAAGATTCCAATCGCACAAAATAGATACCGCTTGGCAATTCATTGTTCATTAATTTAATGGTATGTTTTCCAGCCGGAATAACCTCATCGATTACATTCTTTATCAACCGTCCAGTTATATCGTAAAGCGAAATTTTGATTCTGTCTTCTTCTTTATTCGTATATGTAAGAGATGCCCATTCAGAACTGGGATTGGGTGTAATAATGAACGAAATATTTTTGGATTGTTCTGATTCATTTTCACCTATTCCAATCTGCCAATCATTTCGGTCAAAATAAACTCCGCCATAGACCGGTGAATAACTCACATAGACACTTCCATAAACTC
Proteins encoded:
- a CDS encoding zinc ribbon domain-containing protein, with product MKKNGIYICPRCGFSTVDKHERFCPSCKTRLIDSCPHCGSSIRHPMAQFCPVCGKKYIAKKK
- a CDS encoding BTAD domain-containing putative transcriptional regulator, producing MMFSNKSKNFSELPFIGRNNELKILQENLQSAFNYQGKCVVISGEPGIGKTRLVVEFLKNIQYAPITFNIVLQPRTSANLLFTEIINNYLNRAGRQIREIVQVIGREIYNNYSEVIPSLKVYFPYEPVSKKTDFSEMSHHFIEFIEKLSRFSFIIFILEEIQNAEEDVFILLNQLINRLDGLPILMILTSDNAKIIYKLQSKNLIKITLGNIGKDEILHLNEIIFANNLEGKFFDWLFTRTDGNPLFLKEYLLTLLEKGVIYYNELEERWCTIPNYEKIPVFKGIPDILKIRFAGLSKKQIEFLETASVVGERFNSSILKLKINLLNDLTRRGLIRKEQENYVFSHPIIREVIYDNIPENRKLTLHKKMGEFFAKKNDKYNALLHFDKAGIYKVWMVDYLLHNAKISENLRDFTRAGKFLGQGLNIAEKIKKFSIKKLLDIIAHYSHIKLKIGIYNDAIELAEKYLKLYKDAKIPVKRRFLEVYSILINGLVRAGKYNEAIRRSDEILAQIKKLKLDAYSDLVFDIMTNKAFALKYLGELDSALDIGLTLKNKIEKKTPLISQYYIYNLLGSIFNTRSEYNKAIEYRMLALQIAEKIGSPSLVASAQGNLGISYINNCDFEEGVKYLLQHRNYSIKSGMIREQIMACLNLGACYLFQGYFNQAVEEFQKGIKLCQETNNQSDLIWLLKYYSIALFFIGEYERALKLFKEGIELAKGMHNQNLQFTLMVYEGLILSVLNKVDEIKTLFEDIKKVFGKKYNEHPLYYLIAGIACLNNKKETRNALIKKSLILAEEQKDYSELVFMLYFCSKLLKNNPYRREHLRKLKFIVQKFKMLGWVGKLEPDTKKINPPILRIFTFGRMDIQKLNSEDLSIKLLNWQKLRDFFSILLISKIEGKRLTRDEIGIFLWPEFSKKQVTNNFHVYLSELKKIIGKDYFCYEDGVYFLDNVWIDAIEFSGLLNDAKILYSQGKIHIAEEKLKDALKLYKGTFLEDCYGRWVEELREKINRQYRQALFLLSEIYLKKLKFEEVIENLQKVLILDPLDEEAHRFLMKTYLLNNEKSKAIEQYKKCADLFKREYNCQPSEETIKLYEEIKGK